A stretch of Telopea speciosissima isolate NSW1024214 ecotype Mountain lineage chromosome 11, Tspe_v1, whole genome shotgun sequence DNA encodes these proteins:
- the LOC122644766 gene encoding APO protein 2, chloroplastic-like: protein MGLKLQQLSIRRTAAIFNRMEVASNNDFVYAWRIADLRWIFTALVLIQGKQRLVAIQISSREHKKLPSYCLAPCPWAVNNIFFYVNVFPLQCGGNEYKLQVMFRFPPQIPFQNCSHVLVVKSNYPQNADFPPYYSKKEKKPFPIPVLELRRAARERKKKSMGQPRRLVPPPRNGLLVQRLIPVAYEVLNARVTLINNLKKLMKVVPVQACKWCNEIHVGSVGHPFKSCKGPRTEVRRGRHEWTNSTVQDVLLPVEAFHLFDRLGKRITHQERFSIPRIPAVVELCIQAGVDLPDLPTKRRRKPVIRIGRNEIIDADESELPDPTVEVDRPILSEVPDLEIVPPSNPEEISLLSEETLQAWETMREGALKLMKRYSVRVCGYCPEVHVGSSGHKAQNCGAYKHQQRNGQHGWQAALLDDLIPPRYVWHVPDVNGPPLELELRSFYGQAPAVVEICVQGGAAVPEQYKSTMRLDVGIPSNVKEAEMVV, encoded by the exons aTGGGGCTCAAGTTGCAGCAACTATCAATTCGCAGGACAGCAGCAATCTTCAATCGAATGGAAGTAGCAAGCAACAACGACTTTGTATATGCTTGGAGAATAGCAGATCTTCGATGGATCTTCACAGCACTTGTGTTAATCCAAGGGAAGCAGCGGCTTGTTGCGATCCAGATTAGTAGCAGAG aacacaagaAGCTTCCTTCTTATTGTCTTGCTCCCTGCCCTTGGGCtgttaataatatttttttctatgTCAATGTTTTCCCTCTACAGTGTGGTGGCAATGAATATAAACTTCAAGTGATGTTTAGATTTCCACCTCAAATTCCGTTTCAAAATTGTTCCCATGTGTTGGTTGTGAAAAGCAATTATCCCCAAAATGCGGATTTTCCTCCTTACTActcaaagaaggagaagaagcccttCCCAATACCTGTACTTGAGCTCAGGCGAGCTGccagagagaggaagaagaaaagcatgGGCCAACCTAGGAGACTAGTCCCTCCTCCAAGAAATGGGTTGCTAGTTCAGAGACTGATACCAGTTGCATACGAAGTGTTAAATGCCAGAGTTACATTGATTAACAATCTCAAGAAGCTTATGAAAGTGGTGCCAGTACAGGCTTGCAA ATGGTGCAATGAAATCCATGTTGGATCTGTGGGTCATCCATTCAAGTCATGTAAAGGCCCTCGGACTGAAGTCCGCAGGGGTCGTCATGAGTGGACAAACTCAACTGTTCAGGATGTGCTCTTGCCAGTTGAAGCCTTCCACCTCTTTGACCGACTTGGGAAGCGTATTACCCACCAAGAGAGGTTCTCAATACCACGGATTCCAGCAGTTGTTGAGCTCTGCATCCAAGCTGGGGTTGATCTACCAGACCTCCCCACGAAAAGGAGGAGGAAGCCTGTCATACGCATTGGAAGAAATGAGATCATTGATGCAGATGAAAGTGAGCtgccagaccccacagtggagGTTGATAGACCCATATTAAGTGAAGTGCCTGATCTGGAAATAGTGCCACCTTCCAACCCTGAAGAAATATCCTTGCTCTCTGAGGAAACTCTGCAAGCATGGGAGACAATGAGAGAAGGAGCCTTGAAGCTTATGAAGAGGTATTCAGTGAGGGTATGTGGGTATTGCCCAGAAGTGCATGTGGGCTCCAGTGGGCACAAAGCACAGAACTGTGGAGCATATAAGCACCAGCAAAGGAATGGACAGCATGGATGGCAGGCAGCATTGCTTGATGACTTGATACCACCAAGGTACGTGTGGCATGTTCCAGATGTCAATGGCCCACCATTAGAACTGGAGCTTAGGAGCTTCTATGGGCAGGCCCCTGCAGTGGTGGAGATTTGTGTGCAGGGTGGTGCAGCAGTGCCTGAACAGTATAAATCAACAATGAGGTTAGATGTTGGAATCCCTAGCAATGTTAAAGAGGCTGAAATGGTAGTCTGA